From Nitrospinota bacterium, one genomic window encodes:
- the rpsC gene encoding 30S ribosomal protein S3: MGQKTHPTGFRLGVIKPWLSNWYADKRKYQSQLHEDLGLRKFIKKELYHAGISKVEIERRAKQIRVNIHAARPGIIIGKRGAEIDQIKARLAKLIGDKIELSLNIMEVRRPELDSVLIAENIATQLEKRIAFRRAMKKAVQSALRFGAKGIRVNCSGRLAGSEIARMEWYREGRVPLHTLRADIDYGTAEALTTFGIIGVKVWVFHGEIIRRRGAAAEPAAVAAPAAKKSK; encoded by the coding sequence TTGGGACAGAAGACTCATCCTACAGGATTCCGCCTCGGCGTCATCAAGCCGTGGCTCTCCAATTGGTATGCGGACAAGAGAAAATACCAGTCCCAGCTTCACGAGGACTTGGGTCTCCGCAAATTTATAAAGAAGGAGTTGTACCACGCGGGCATCTCCAAGGTTGAGATCGAGCGCCGCGCCAAGCAGATCCGCGTGAACATCCACGCGGCGCGTCCCGGCATCATTATCGGCAAGCGGGGCGCCGAAATCGACCAGATCAAGGCCCGCTTGGCGAAGCTGATCGGGGACAAGATTGAGCTTTCCCTTAACATAATGGAAGTGCGCCGTCCGGAACTGGATTCCGTGCTGATAGCCGAAAACATCGCCACCCAGCTGGAAAAGCGCATCGCGTTCCGCCGCGCCATGAAGAAGGCGGTCCAGAGCGCGTTGCGGTTTGGAGCCAAGGGTATCCGGGTTAACTGTTCGGGCCGCCTCGCCGGTTCCGAAATCGCCCGCATGGAATGGTACCGCGAAGGGCGCGTTCCGTTGCATACCCTCCGGGCTGATATTGACTATGGCACCGCGGAAGCGCTTACCACCTTCGGCATCATCGGTGTCAAGGTGTGGGTGTTCCACGGTGAAATCATCCGGCGCCGCGGCGCGGCGGCCGAACCGGCCGCGGTTGCGGCTCCGGCGGCGAAGAAATCGAAGTGA
- the rpsH gene encoding 30S ribosomal protein S8, with amino-acid sequence MMVTDPISDMLTRIRNAILAGQDKVNLPASKMLTRIAEILRDTGYINDFRLVKDSKQGMLKLYLKTFGPRQSAIVGLRRVSKPGRRVYVGTTEIPRVLRGMGIAIISTNRGILTDADARKQKCGGELLCYIW; translated from the coding sequence ATAATGGTAACCGATCCGATTTCCGATATGCTGACGCGGATACGCAATGCGATCCTCGCCGGGCAGGACAAGGTGAACCTCCCCGCCTCCAAGATGCTGACCCGTATCGCGGAAATACTCCGCGACACCGGCTACATCAATGATTTCCGGCTCGTGAAGGACAGCAAGCAGGGCATGCTGAAGCTTTACCTGAAGACCTTCGGGCCGCGCCAGAGCGCCATCGTCGGCCTGCGCCGCGTGAGCAAGCCGGGTCGCCGCGTTTATGTCGGCACCACGGAGATCCCGCGTGTTCTCCGGGGGATGGGGATCGCCATCATCTCGACGAACCGCGGAATATTAACCGATGCGGACGCCCGCAAGCAGAAGTGCGGCGGCGAGCTGCTCTGCTACATCTGGTGA
- a CDS encoding type Z 30S ribosomal protein S14 gives MAKTSSMVKARRKPKFSVQQHNRCPLCGRSRAYLRKFNMCRICFRKLALQGMIPGVTKSSW, from the coding sequence ATGGCAAAAACGTCGAGCATGGTAAAGGCCAGGCGCAAGCCGAAGTTCAGCGTGCAGCAACACAACCGTTGCCCGCTTTGCGGCCGTTCACGGGCTTATCTCAGGAAGTTCAATATGTGCAGAATCTGCTTTAGAAAATTAGCGCTTCAGGGGATGATCCCGGGCGTGACCAAGTCTAGCTGGTAA
- a CDS encoding BamA/TamA family outer membrane protein, protein MAEQEPSVPLQPSVPGNAFAPVRTGVIRSITIDAQNVFNPENPEESGVIGTWGNNIHVVTREQILRRELLFKEGDPYDRGVIEESERNLRKRSYLSEVLIESHFNDADDGVDVVVHTRDQWSMIVGLTFGGTNENSSAGLDFGDKNLMGLGQSLNYSFRTGGNGYSHNYGYRNANLFGSRYDLWLEQKLKPSEYVYNGHLERPFYSLSTPEAHGVEYSRTVHAEPGLDWTSWRLSAYYGEAVALDDSILRAYLRLSFGEEISRAGGESNNVLRDNKVLISADILTHPHDFAEERYIDKFRRVEDIPLGPTYTLSIGPRLMAFGSTSTELSTSLGVAKWHQFFERDYLYATIALAKNDDNFNDNYADLMLRYYFRRLEYQTFVARFQVSYSESVTNRFSLGGTNGLRGYKVDEFTGRNQILINVEDRIFTYKTFLSGIFEPGFVIFADFGNTWYNSPGDELKQLYGGFGAGLRLALVKAPGISLIRVDYGVPIELNRPPVITIGMEGFF, encoded by the coding sequence GTGGCGGAGCAAGAACCGTCCGTGCCATTGCAACCCTCTGTTCCCGGGAATGCCTTCGCGCCGGTACGCACCGGCGTCATACGCAGCATTACAATTGACGCACAGAATGTTTTTAATCCCGAAAATCCTGAAGAAAGCGGCGTCATCGGAACGTGGGGCAACAATATTCACGTTGTCACCCGTGAGCAGATACTGCGCCGGGAACTGCTTTTCAAGGAAGGGGATCCGTACGATCGGGGCGTTATCGAGGAATCGGAACGTAACCTCCGCAAACGGTCATACCTGTCGGAAGTCCTCATCGAAAGCCACTTTAACGACGCGGATGACGGGGTGGACGTCGTAGTGCATACCCGCGATCAGTGGTCGATGATCGTGGGACTCACTTTCGGCGGCACCAACGAAAACAGCAGTGCCGGCCTTGATTTCGGCGACAAAAACCTCATGGGGCTGGGTCAGTCGCTCAACTACAGTTTCCGCACCGGCGGCAATGGTTACTCCCATAACTACGGTTACCGAAACGCCAATCTGTTCGGCTCGCGGTATGACCTCTGGCTGGAGCAGAAATTAAAGCCAAGTGAATATGTCTACAATGGTCATCTGGAGCGTCCCTTTTATTCGCTCTCCACGCCGGAAGCGCACGGGGTGGAATATTCCCGGACGGTGCATGCCGAGCCGGGATTGGACTGGACCTCATGGCGTTTAAGCGCTTATTACGGCGAAGCGGTCGCTTTGGACGACTCCATTCTCCGCGCCTATCTCCGTTTATCGTTTGGCGAGGAAATATCGCGCGCGGGGGGGGAGTCCAACAATGTATTGCGCGACAATAAGGTGCTGATTTCCGCCGATATCCTGACCCACCCCCATGATTTCGCGGAGGAACGGTATATCGATAAGTTTCGCCGGGTGGAGGACATTCCGTTGGGTCCCACCTATACGCTTTCAATAGGGCCGCGGCTCATGGCCTTCGGATCCACCAGCACCGAGCTTTCCACTTCGTTAGGTGTGGCCAAATGGCATCAGTTTTTCGAGCGCGACTATTTATATGCCACGATAGCGTTGGCGAAGAACGACGATAATTTCAACGACAACTACGCCGACCTCATGCTCCGTTATTATTTCCGCCGGTTAGAATACCAAACTTTTGTGGCCCGCTTTCAGGTCAGCTACTCCGAAAGCGTTACCAACCGCTTCAGCCTGGGGGGAACCAACGGCCTCCGGGGCTACAAGGTGGACGAGTTCACCGGGCGGAACCAGATACTTATCAATGTCGAGGACCGCATTTTCACCTATAAGACTTTTCTATCCGGCATTTTCGAACCCGGATTCGTGATCTTTGCCGATTTTGGCAACACCTGGTACAACAGCCCAGGAGACGAGTTGAAGCAATTGTATGGCGGTTTCGGAGCGGGGCTGCGCCTGGCGCTGGTGAAAGCGCCTGGTATCAGCTTGATCAGGGTGGATTACGGCGTTCCCATAGAACTGAATCGCCCGCCGGTGATTACCATCGGGATGGAAGGATTTTTCTAG
- the rplE gene encoding 50S ribosomal protein L5: MASQLQEKYKKDIVPLLIKELGLKNQHQVPKLDKIVLNMGLGEAVTDAKILEGGIYTLQRITGQKPVVRNAKKAISNFKLKENAPVGVTVTLRRDRMYDFLQRLIHAVLPRVRDFRGVSGKAFDGRGNYTLGLKEQLIFPEVEYEKIYKPKGMNVCIVTTANTDATAKALLKALGMPFRN, encoded by the coding sequence ATGGCTTCGCAGTTACAAGAAAAGTATAAAAAAGATATAGTTCCGCTGCTTATAAAAGAGCTGGGGTTAAAAAACCAGCATCAGGTGCCGAAACTCGACAAAATCGTCCTCAACATGGGCCTTGGCGAGGCGGTGACCGATGCCAAAATCCTTGAAGGCGGCATCTATACGCTGCAGCGGATTACCGGCCAGAAGCCGGTGGTGCGCAACGCGAAAAAGGCGATTTCGAACTTCAAGCTGAAGGAAAACGCGCCGGTCGGCGTGACGGTGACGTTGCGGCGCGACCGGATGTACGATTTCTTGCAACGCCTCATTCATGCGGTGCTTCCCCGCGTACGTGACTTCCGCGGCGTGTCGGGAAAGGCGTTCGATGGACGCGGCAACTACACATTGGGGTTGAAGGAACAGCTCATTTTCCCGGAAGTTGAATATGAGAAAATTTACAAGCCCAAGGGCATGAACGTGTGCATAGTAACCACGGCCAACACGGACGCCACCGCCAAAGCGCTGCTGAAAGCGCTGGGCATGCCGTTCCGGAACTAG
- the rpmC gene encoding 50S ribosomal protein L29 — protein MKAAEIKQMTGAEMKAKLDELQKDFLNLRFGLATQQLESPAKIKLARRDIARIKTIMNQGKRA, from the coding sequence ATGAAAGCCGCGGAGATAAAGCAGATGACCGGCGCGGAGATGAAGGCGAAGCTGGACGAGTTGCAAAAGGATTTTCTGAACCTCCGGTTCGGGCTCGCCACGCAGCAGCTTGAAAGTCCGGCGAAGATAAAGCTGGCGCGCCGCGATATCGCCCGCATCAAAACCATTATGAATCAAGGGAAGAGGGCTTAA
- a CDS encoding F0F1 ATP synthase subunit epsilon: MEKQTLQLDILTPEKRVVSAAVKFVAAPGAEGEFGVLPGHTDFFALLKSGEVVFEDAGGSHHVAVSWGYAHVRAEAVSILVENAEKAEEIDLDRAKKDMEHWEQAFAGVTSEDPNFETFRAKIERAKARIETAQRVARR, from the coding sequence ATGGAAAAGCAGACCCTGCAACTCGACATCCTTACCCCTGAAAAGCGGGTGGTGTCGGCGGCGGTTAAGTTCGTCGCCGCCCCTGGCGCCGAAGGCGAGTTCGGTGTCCTGCCGGGGCATACTGATTTCTTCGCGCTTCTCAAGAGCGGCGAAGTGGTTTTTGAAGATGCCGGGGGGAGCCATCATGTGGCCGTCAGCTGGGGGTACGCCCATGTGCGGGCCGAAGCCGTATCCATCTTGGTGGAAAATGCCGAAAAGGCCGAGGAGATAGACCTTGATCGCGCCAAGAAAGATATGGAGCACTGGGAACAGGCGTTTGCCGGCGTAACTTCGGAAGACCCGAATTTTGAAACTTTCAGGGCTAAAATTGAACGCGCCAAGGCACGCATTGAGACCGCCCAGCGCGTGGCTCGGCGCTGA
- the rplF gene encoding 50S ribosomal protein L6, which yields MSRVGRKPIEIPSGVTVSVNANKVDVKGPKGALSLVVREPITVKVAGSVIQVERPNDERMNRALHGLTRALIASQVAGVSRGFEKKLLITGVGYRASLEGKKLSMALGFSHPVHIEPPAGITFEVSKTQTEIIVKGIDKAVVGQVAANIRDLKRTEPYKGKGIRYENEVVRRKAGKSVSGGK from the coding sequence ATGTCAAGAGTAGGAAGAAAACCGATCGAGATTCCGAGTGGCGTTACCGTGTCGGTAAATGCCAATAAGGTGGACGTGAAGGGGCCGAAAGGCGCCCTCTCCCTGGTGGTGCGCGAGCCGATCACCGTGAAGGTGGCGGGAAGCGTGATACAGGTGGAGCGTCCGAACGACGAACGGATGAATCGCGCGTTGCACGGTCTTACCCGCGCGCTGATTGCGAGCCAGGTGGCGGGGGTTTCCCGCGGCTTTGAAAAGAAGCTGCTGATCACCGGCGTCGGCTATCGCGCGTCGCTGGAGGGGAAGAAGCTTTCCATGGCGCTGGGATTTTCCCATCCGGTGCATATTGAACCGCCGGCCGGCATCACCTTTGAGGTGAGCAAGACCCAGACCGAAATAATCGTGAAGGGGATCGACAAGGCGGTGGTGGGGCAGGTGGCCGCGAACATCCGCGATCTTAAACGGACGGAGCCGTACAAGGGCAAGGGCATTCGTTACGAGAACGAAGTGGTCCGCCGCAAAGCCGGCAAATCCGTCTCCGGTGGTAAATAA
- the rpsQ gene encoding 30S ribosomal protein S17, which translates to MAGTLNRKLRVGEVVSNKMDKTVVVKVERKMLHPVFKKFVKRTKKFVAHDEGDKCQIGDTVEIMETKPLSKTKRWKVVSVLSSAGSKE; encoded by the coding sequence ATGGCCGGCACACTGAACAGGAAGCTGAGAGTCGGCGAAGTGGTGTCCAACAAGATGGACAAGACTGTCGTCGTGAAGGTGGAGCGCAAAATGCTCCATCCCGTATTCAAAAAATTCGTGAAACGCACCAAAAAATTCGTCGCGCACGACGAAGGCGACAAGTGCCAGATCGGCGATACGGTGGAAATCATGGAGACCAAGCCGCTTAGCAAAACCAAGAGGTGGAAAGTCGTTTCCGTCCTCTCTTCCGCCGGGAGCAAGGAATGA
- a CDS encoding 50S ribosomal protein L24 — protein sequence MSRVNLEAEKAVKPKVKKDDVVEVRAGKDKGRRGKILRVMPGAGHVLVEKVNMVKKHQRPNMKNRQGGIVERENKIAISNVMVVCAKCDKPVRVAKKKLEDGKNVRVCRKCGELLD from the coding sequence ATGAGCAGGGTAAATCTGGAAGCTGAAAAAGCGGTTAAACCGAAAGTTAAAAAAGACGATGTCGTTGAAGTGCGCGCCGGCAAGGACAAGGGCCGCCGCGGCAAGATTCTCCGTGTGATGCCGGGAGCCGGCCATGTACTGGTTGAAAAAGTGAACATGGTGAAAAAGCACCAGCGCCCCAACATGAAGAACCGCCAGGGCGGTATCGTCGAGCGCGAAAACAAGATCGCCATCTCGAACGTGATGGTGGTTTGCGCCAAGTGCGACAAGCCGGTGCGTGTGGCCAAAAAGAAACTTGAAGACGGAAAAAACGTCCGTGTCTGCCGCAAGTGCGGCGAGCTCCTGGACTGA
- the rplV gene encoding 50S ribosomal protein L22: MESKAVLRYVRMSAQKARLVADLVRGRKVGDALNILRFTKKKMARVIEKVIASAKANAENNHNVADGNDMKVARIFVDAGPQMRRQLSRARGRVDQLRKPMSHVTVVLEDTVEGRRKAAPGKAAATKVAAPAKAAAVAKKPKKETAVKKTAAKKTAVKKTKKDKES, translated from the coding sequence ATGGAATCGAAAGCGGTTTTGAGATACGTACGGATGTCGGCCCAGAAGGCCCGTCTGGTGGCGGATCTCGTGCGCGGCAGGAAAGTGGGCGATGCGCTCAATATCCTCCGCTTTACAAAAAAGAAAATGGCGCGTGTGATCGAAAAAGTTATAGCCAGCGCAAAGGCCAACGCCGAGAATAACCACAACGTCGCCGACGGCAATGACATGAAAGTGGCCCGGATTTTTGTGGACGCGGGTCCGCAGATGAGACGGCAACTTTCCCGCGCGCGCGGCCGGGTAGATCAGCTTCGGAAGCCGATGTCACATGTGACGGTGGTTCTGGAAGATACGGTCGAAGGCCGCCGGAAAGCGGCGCCTGGCAAGGCCGCCGCCACGAAGGTTGCCGCGCCGGCGAAAGCCGCCGCCGTGGCCAAAAAGCCGAAAAAAGAAACCGCGGTCAAGAAAACCGCGGCCAAGAAGACCGCAGTTAAAAAGACGAAGAAAGATAAGGAGTCGTAA
- the rplN gene encoding 50S ribosomal protein L14, whose amino-acid sequence MIQLRTILEVADNSGAKTVQCIKVLGGSTRRYATVGDLIKVAVKSAVPHSNVKKGEVKTAVVVRTRKELGRENGTYIKFDTNAAVLVNPEGEPVGTRIFGPVARELRAKKYMKIVSLAPEIL is encoded by the coding sequence ATGATACAGCTTCGGACTATTCTTGAGGTCGCCGATAATTCCGGCGCCAAGACGGTTCAGTGCATCAAGGTGCTGGGTGGTTCCACCCGCCGCTATGCCACTGTGGGAGACCTGATCAAGGTGGCGGTCAAGAGCGCCGTGCCGCACTCAAACGTGAAAAAAGGCGAGGTGAAAACCGCCGTGGTCGTCCGCACCCGCAAGGAGCTTGGCCGCGAAAACGGAACCTATATCAAGTTCGACACCAACGCCGCCGTGCTGGTGAACCCCGAAGGCGAGCCGGTCGGCACCCGCATATTCGGACCGGTTGCCCGCGAGCTGCGCGCCAAGAAATACATGAAAATAGTTTCGCTTGCGCCGGAGATTTTATGA
- the rplP gene encoding 50S ribosomal protein L16, with amino-acid sequence MLAPKKVKYRNKHKGRMEGIAWRGSKISFGTFALQALAPGLITDRQIEASRIAIARHIKRGGKIWIRIFPDKPVTKKPLEVRMGKGKGGMEGWVARVKQGRILFEMDGVTPEVAKEALMLAQQKLGIPTRILDKNERGALA; translated from the coding sequence ATGTTAGCCCCCAAAAAAGTAAAGTACCGAAATAAGCACAAAGGCCGCATGGAAGGGATCGCCTGGCGCGGTTCGAAGATCAGCTTCGGCACATTCGCCTTGCAGGCGCTGGCTCCCGGCCTTATCACCGACCGCCAGATCGAAGCGAGCCGCATTGCCATCGCCCGCCACATCAAGCGCGGCGGCAAAATATGGATACGCATTTTCCCGGACAAGCCGGTGACTAAAAAGCCGCTGGAAGTCCGCATGGGTAAAGGTAAGGGCGGCATGGAAGGCTGGGTCGCCCGCGTGAAGCAGGGGCGCATCCTGTTTGAAATGGATGGCGTGACGCCTGAAGTGGCGAAGGAAGCCCTCATGCTGGCGCAGCAGAAGCTGGGGATACCGACCCGGATATTGGACAAGAACGAGCGGGGGGCGTTGGCATGA
- a CDS encoding CBS domain-containing protein, with amino-acid sequence MIAITTHINADFDCLASMAAAKKLYPEAEVIFSGSQEKNVRDFLANTGFPMEFSRLKNFDLDAVTTLVAVDTTSSERLGPFASLIGKPGVKNIFYDHHPLPGTGLGGAEAHIRERGACATMMVELLREKDIAVSAEEATLFMLGIYEDTGSLTFLNTQPADYQAAAWLLTQGANLNVVGSFMRRTLNTQQVEILHELLERLELHFINGVEVALAFARSKEYVSDLSVVVASLKDMENLTALFVVVEMDGRLHLIARSRTAAVDAGAIAASFGGGGHPTAASAVIKNRLIEDMRRMLLETLEKSILPAPTAGDLMASPVISVGKDETLAMVEGMLTRYNFNALPVLHEGRVLGIITRQTVEKAIYHGMGREKVSDYMSAETAQVMADTPYDTVKEIIVRQKQKVVPVVDRQGLLIGIIGRTDVLHAIYNDMLKSRTPGGLERHIARPVARDLTRMMRERLPGEILTLLGEIAAAADESGFTAYAVGGFVRDLLMRRKNLDVDVVIEGDGIDFARRFTERHGGKVRAHHKFQTAIIVLGGHRKIDVATARTEYYTEPAALPIVELSSIKNDLYRRDFTMNALALKLNGKNANHLIDFFGGQQDLKDGVIRVLHNLSFVEDPTRIFRAIRFEQRFKMNLGGQTEKLMKLAVHDGMPARLSGARIFGELNLIFREEQPARPLARMAEYGLWRYIHPAIDFNDRVAALCKQAEDAISWHRLGGEGRNIHYWFVFLNCLAEGLADEQTEELLRRLGLMKNPIERFIASRGRVAGVVARLERGGGWSPVDIYEMFDGLDEDELLCVMARVKEHDKKRAVVEYMTRLRHITAKVSGRDLIAAGIEPGPLLGKVMGIIVRENIKGLLPAKEDELRFAKAWYEKRGRGPAR; translated from the coding sequence ATGATTGCCATAACCACCCATATCAATGCCGACTTCGACTGCCTGGCCTCCATGGCGGCGGCGAAAAAGCTGTACCCCGAAGCCGAAGTCATCTTTTCCGGCTCACAGGAAAAAAATGTGCGGGATTTTTTGGCCAACACGGGATTCCCGATGGAATTCAGCCGCCTGAAAAATTTTGACCTCGACGCCGTAACCACCCTCGTGGCGGTGGATACCACCAGCAGTGAGCGGCTCGGGCCGTTCGCCTCCCTTATCGGCAAGCCGGGGGTGAAGAATATTTTTTACGATCACCACCCGCTTCCCGGCACCGGGCTGGGCGGGGCCGAAGCCCACATCCGCGAACGGGGCGCCTGCGCCACCATGATGGTGGAGTTGCTGCGCGAAAAGGATATAGCCGTTTCCGCCGAAGAGGCGACCCTTTTCATGCTCGGCATCTACGAAGATACCGGCTCGCTCACCTTCCTCAACACCCAACCCGCGGACTATCAGGCCGCCGCATGGCTCCTGACGCAGGGAGCGAATCTCAACGTGGTGGGGAGCTTCATGCGGCGCACCCTGAATACGCAGCAGGTGGAGATCCTGCACGAACTGCTGGAGCGGCTTGAACTCCATTTCATCAACGGCGTGGAAGTGGCGCTGGCGTTCGCCCGGTCAAAGGAATATGTTAGCGACCTTTCGGTGGTGGTGGCGTCGCTCAAGGATATGGAAAACCTCACGGCGCTTTTCGTGGTGGTGGAAATGGACGGACGGTTGCACCTCATCGCGCGCAGCCGAACCGCGGCCGTTGACGCCGGCGCCATCGCCGCCTCGTTCGGCGGCGGCGGCCACCCCACGGCGGCATCCGCCGTCATCAAAAACCGGCTGATTGAGGATATGCGGCGGATGCTGCTGGAAACCCTGGAGAAATCCATCCTCCCCGCCCCCACCGCGGGCGACCTTATGGCTTCGCCGGTGATCAGCGTGGGGAAAGACGAAACCCTGGCGATGGTGGAGGGGATGCTGACCCGCTATAACTTCAACGCGCTGCCGGTGCTGCACGAAGGGCGCGTACTGGGAATCATCACCCGCCAAACGGTGGAAAAAGCGATCTACCACGGAATGGGCCGGGAGAAGGTGTCGGATTACATGAGCGCCGAAACGGCCCAAGTGATGGCCGATACCCCCTACGACACGGTTAAAGAGATCATCGTCCGGCAAAAACAGAAAGTGGTGCCGGTGGTGGACCGTCAGGGGTTGTTGATCGGCATAATCGGCCGCACCGACGTGTTGCACGCCATTTACAACGACATGCTTAAAAGCCGAACCCCCGGCGGGCTTGAACGCCATATCGCGCGCCCCGTGGCGCGCGACCTCACACGGATGATGCGTGAACGGCTGCCAGGGGAAATCCTCACGCTGCTGGGGGAAATCGCCGCCGCCGCCGATGAAAGCGGCTTCACCGCGTATGCGGTGGGAGGGTTCGTACGCGACCTGCTGATGCGGCGGAAGAACCTCGATGTCGACGTGGTCATCGAAGGGGATGGCATCGACTTCGCCCGCCGCTTCACCGAACGCCACGGCGGAAAAGTGCGGGCGCACCACAAGTTCCAGACCGCCATCATCGTGCTGGGGGGCCACCGCAAAATCGATGTGGCAACCGCCCGCACCGAATATTACACCGAGCCGGCCGCCTTGCCGATCGTGGAACTGAGCTCGATCAAAAACGACCTCTACCGGCGCGATTTCACCATGAACGCGCTCGCCCTCAAGCTCAACGGGAAAAATGCCAACCACCTCATTGACTTCTTCGGCGGACAGCAGGATCTCAAGGACGGGGTCATCCGCGTATTGCATAACCTGAGTTTCGTGGAAGATCCCACCCGCATTTTCCGCGCCATCCGTTTTGAGCAGCGGTTCAAAATGAATCTGGGGGGACAAACGGAAAAACTTATGAAACTGGCGGTGCATGACGGGATGCCCGCCCGGCTTTCCGGCGCCCGCATTTTCGGCGAGCTCAATCTCATATTCCGGGAGGAGCAGCCCGCCCGCCCGTTGGCGCGCATGGCCGAATACGGACTCTGGCGCTATATCCATCCAGCCATTGATTTTAACGACAGGGTGGCGGCTCTATGCAAGCAGGCGGAAGACGCCATCTCCTGGCACCGGCTGGGAGGCGAAGGACGGAATATCCATTATTGGTTCGTCTTTCTGAACTGCCTCGCCGAAGGGCTTGCCGACGAGCAGACGGAAGAACTGCTCCGCCGTCTGGGCCTGATGAAAAACCCGATAGAACGTTTCATCGCTTCCCGCGGCCGCGTGGCGGGAGTGGTGGCGCGGCTGGAGCGGGGCGGCGGCTGGAGTCCCGTGGATATCTACGAGATGTTCGACGGGCTGGACGAAGATGAACTGCTCTGCGTGATGGCGCGGGTGAAAGAGCACGATAAAAAACGGGCCGTGGTGGAGTATATGACCCGGCTGCGCCACATCACGGCGAAAGTAAGCGGGCGCGACCTGATCGCGGCGGGGATCGAACCGGGGCCGCTGCTGGGCAAAGTCATGGGGATCATCGTGCGGGAGAATATTAAAGGCCTGCTCCCGGCCAAGGAGGACGAACTCCGCTTTGCCAAGGCGTGGTATGAAAAGCGGGGACGCGGTCCCGCGCGCTGA